In a genomic window of Quercus lobata isolate SW786 chromosome 4, ValleyOak3.0 Primary Assembly, whole genome shotgun sequence:
- the LOC115984547 gene encoding mediator of RNA polymerase II transcription subunit 15-like — protein sequence MGVKRTPLTPLLQLLEGQPGQDTQEIPQPDAPPPPPRPLTIQTRSSSTKAQPQSTRPEPPISSQPARPPRPESAEPKRKRSPKGKDVVDKGKSQPPKEKDEAPRTKQLKTGYQGKGKEAEAQTSQGKGKGIESQSLPSAWLPAPMLHGGPLLETALQATYRMEEEVNNRSKAAENERKKRITASKTLESSEEELAKVKADLVITTRERDNVSAGLASAQRQAEDQTKRVLEAEDQLRIAKSLIEDLNKQLAAAVHEKGVAEYARDEAAESIFYPAAIREVSSTHSVATEDQPEEEITPSEDLQASGSAGKAPKEGEFQDVTVKSQHTGPEAPKEVSEPVAGIQVPSTEEPTTLAQPPQAIPVAVVPQSTGAGPVQPSPEGTILPGIEAESVPSSQDVTDEKAEK from the exons ATGGGAGTTAAGAGAACACCTTTGACCCCCCTCctccaactcctcgagggcCAACCAGGGCAGGATACACAGGAAATACCACAACCTGATGCTCCTCCCCCACCGCCACGGCCCCTTACCATCCAAACTCGGTCATCCTCTACCAAAGCCCAACCACAATCCACTCGCCCTGAACCTCCCATTTCCTCCCAGCCAGCTCGGCCTCCTCGACCTGAAAGTGCTGAACCCAAGAGAAAaaggagccccaagggcaaggatgTTGTGGACAAGGGAAAGTCCCAACctcctaaggagaaggatgaggctCCGCGCACGAAACAACTGAAGACCGGATACCAGGGCAAGGGCAAAGAAGCTGAAGCCCAAACCTCTCAAGGCAAAGGAAAAGGGATTGAGTCCCAGTCCCTACCgagcgcctggcttcctgccccgatgcttcacgggggtccactgCTGGAAACG gctctccaggcgaCCTAcaggatggaggaagaggtgaataacaggagtaaggcggccgagaatGAGCGCAAGAAGCGCATTACGGCCTCGAAGACTCTCGAATCTTCTGAGGAagaacttgccaaagtcaaggcCGACCTAGTAATAACTACCcgcgagagggataacgtctcggcgggtCTAGCTAGCGCCCAAAGacaggccgaggaccaaacaaaaCGTGTACTGGAAGCCGAGGACCAGTTGCGAATAGCCAAAAGCCTGATTGAGGATTTAAACAAGCAGCTGGCCGCGGCTGTGCATGAAAAAGGAGTGGCCgaatatgcccgtgatgaagcc gcggagagcatattctaTCCGGCGGCCATCCGCGAGGTCTCCTCTACCCACTCCGTGGCTACGGAGGATCAACCCGAGGAGGAGATCACCCCGTCGGAAGACTTACAGGCCAGCGGCTCCGCTGGCAAGGCGCCCAAAGAGGGAGAATTTCAGGATGTGACAGTAAAATCCCAGCATACGGGTCCTGAGGCCCCTAAAGAGGTTTCGGAGCCCGTGGCTGGCATTCAGGTGCCTAGTACAGAGGAGCCAACCACACTTGCACAGCCGCCACAGGCCATTCCCGTTGCTGTGGTCCCTCAGAGTACCGGTGCTggccctgttcagccttcccccgAAGGGACCATCCTTCCAGGCATCGAAGCTGAGTCTGTTCCCTCCTCTCAGGACGTGACTGACgaaaaagcagaaaagtag